The following proteins come from a genomic window of Takifugu rubripes chromosome 11, fTakRub1.2, whole genome shotgun sequence:
- the gpr4 gene encoding G-protein coupled receptor 4 yields MTALILYVGQQRCSRGCLRRRVSVELLDLENGETPGRKSELSAAKPVTHTPTLQRVPRGTMCNISFCDVDSKVDQFFQPTLYIIVIVLGLPTNCMALWAAYMQVRQRNELGVYLINLSVADLLYITTLPLWIDYFLQHDDWIHGQGSCKLFGFIFYTNIYVSIAFLCCISLDRYLAVAYPLRFAKVRQVKTAVLVSAVVWLIEIVANSAPLFHDELFQDRFNHTFCFEKYPMQDWVAGMNLYRTFLGFLAPWTAMLVAYRGILAAVRCNVSTEQQEKAKIQRLALSLILIVLLCFGPYHVLLLVRSVMFLKKPCDCGSEESLFAAYHVSLALTSLNCVADPILYCFVNEGARHDVGRALSALLSAACHKGSSCSPSHADILNAGSVTMETPLSAKKQPCVYNDVGKSSSYKTELVALKEECLQMTILSVGK; encoded by the exons ATGACAGCTCTGATCCTGTATGTCGGACAACAGCGATGTTCTCGAGGATGCCTGCGTCGCCGTGTCTCTGTCGAACTGCTGGACCTGGAAAATGGTGAAACTCCAGGAAGGAAATCAGAGCTGAGCGCAGCTAAAcccgttacacacacaccaacattgCAGAGAGTTCCACGTGGGACAATGTGCAACATCTCCTTCTGTGATGTGGACAGTAAAGTGGACCAGTTTTTCCAGCCCACGCTCtacatcatcgtcatcgtcctCGGGCTTCCCACCAACTGTATGGCCCTGTGGGCTGCCTATatgcag GTAAGGCAACGCAACGAGCTCGGCGTGTACCTGATCAACCTGTCGGTGGCCGACCTGCTGTACATCACCACTCTTCCTCTGTGGATCGACTACTTTCTTCAGCATGACGACTGGATCCACGGTCAGGGGAGCTGCAAGCTCTTCGGCTTCATCTTCTACACGAACATCTACGTGAGCATCGCGTTTCTCTGCTGCATCTCCCTAGACAGGTATCTGGCTGTGGCCTACCCTCTGCGTTTTGCCAAGGTTCGACAGGTCAAAACAG CTGTCCTGGTCAGCGCCGTTGTGTGGCTCATTGAGATTGTAGCCAACTCTGCACCATTGTTCCACGACGAACTCTTCCAGGATCGCTTCAATCACACGTTCTGTTTCGAAAAGTATCCCATGCAGGACTGGGTGGCAGGGATGAACCTCTACAGGACATTCCTGGGATTCCTGGCTCCGTGGACAGCCATGCTCGTCGCCTATCGGGGGATCCTGGCGGCAGTTCGCTGCAACGTTTCCACGGAGCAACAGGAAAAGGCGAAAATCCAGAGACTGGCGCTGAGTCTGATCCTCATCGTTCTGCTCTGCTTCGGACCCTATcatgtcctcctcctggtgCGGAGCgtcatgtttttaaagaaaccgTGTGACTGTGGTTCGGAAGAGAGTTTATTTGCAGCGTATCACGTATCGCTGGCGCTGACCAGCCTCAACTGTGTAGCCGACCCCATTCTCTACTGTTTTGTGAACGAGGGGGCTCGACACGACGTGGGTCGGGCGCTCTCGGCGTTGCTGTCTGCAGCTTGCCACAAGGGGTCCTCCTGCTCACCTTCACACGCGGACATACTCAATGCCGGCTCGGTGACTATGGAAACGCCACTTTCGGCGAAAAAGCAGCCGTGCGTTTATAACGACGTGGGCAAGTCAAGCAGCTACAAGACGGAACTGGTGGCTCTGAAAGAAGAGTGTCTGCAGATGACCATTCTCAGCGTAGGCAAGTGA